One Dioscorea cayenensis subsp. rotundata cultivar TDr96_F1 chromosome 17, TDr96_F1_v2_PseudoChromosome.rev07_lg8_w22 25.fasta, whole genome shotgun sequence DNA window includes the following coding sequences:
- the LOC120280389 gene encoding U-box domain-containing protein 4 isoform X1, with protein MEILFLKTLLNSISRFDLLSSSNNMKVEMVRRYYQNIDKMLKLLKPVLEGVAEGDLNEQRSKVLQELDAFVNEARELIESWHHMTSKIYFVMHIEGALTKIQTLALDVCELLKTLPSSAVDESTSECIEQCVQKIQHVHCEWVSNIIKESIIDQREKRIPRPEQLEKVSDSLSLSTNQELLMEVVALDKLKSKISHVEKHGEVEQIDHIIALVTHMHECFVRVKQVHSINGVPIPPDFCCPLSLELMSDPVIVASGQTYERAFIKKWLDQGLTVCPKTRQTLVHTNLIPNYTVKALIANWCESNDIKLPDPIKSVNLNLPTAFINCADLHDNDCNNNHSAHSPRSSPSPDPDVAKLSSHKDAMSSNGSLQETYQPEKPLAHHNLSTGSILPTTNGFEKDISRMSLNSSDGSQQSNSEVRHVDSGGQYSSPSRDSGSPDDDRFQGHNQSVSASGAVATNDSLPPGGDANLVSRVSSDLTQYSSDNSGEVVREAPASTAPLRESAFPLRLSESRSRSQTIWRRPSEKFSPRIISSPSMDSRPDLSGIETQVRKFIEDLKSDSVDLQRTATAEIRQLAKHNMENRIVIANCGAIPLLVGLLQSTDQKIQENAVTALLNLSINDNNKTAIANADAIDPLIHVLETGNAEAKENSAATLFSLSVIEENKVKIGRSGAIRPLVELLGSGTPRGKKDAATALFNLSIFHENKARIVQAGAVRHLVELMDPAAGMVDKAVAVLANLATIPEGRTAIGHEGGIPVLVEVVELGSARGKENAAAALLQLCTTSNRFCSQVLQEGAVPPLVALSQSGTPRAKEKAQSLLTYFRSQRHGNAGRG; from the exons ATGGAGATATTGTTTCTGAAGACACTCTTGAACAGTATATCCCGATTTGACCTTTTATCTTCAAGCAACAACATGAAAGTTGAGATGGTACGAAGATATTACCAAAATATTGATAAGATGTTGAAGCTTCTGAAGCCTGTACTTGAAGGTGTTGCTGAAGGAGATTTGAATGAGCAAAGAAGTAAGGTTTTGCAAGAGCTAGATGCATTTGTCAATGAAGCAAGAGAGCTTATTGAAAGTTGGCACCACATGACgagtaaaatttatttt GTTATGCACATTGAGGGAGCTTTAACAAAGATACAAACCTTGGCGCTGGATGTATGTGAGCTACTAAAAACTTTGCCTTCATCCGCTGTTGATGAATCTACTTCGGAATGTATTGAG CAATGTGTGCAGAAAATTCAGCACGTGCATTGTGAGTGGGTATCCAACATTATAAAAGAGTCTATAATAGATCAGAGAGAGAAAAGGATACCAAGGCCTGAACAACTGGAGAAGGTTTCAGACTCTCTAAGCTTATCAACAAATCAGGAATTGCTAATGGAGGTTGTTGCACTTGATAAACTGAAGTCAAAGATTAGTCATGTTGAAAAGCATGGGGAAGTGGAGCAGATTGATCATATAATTGCGCTCGTTACCCATATGCATGAATGCTTTGTTAGAGTAAAACAGGTGCATAGCATTAATGGAGTGCCAATTCCACCTGATTTCTGCTGTCCACTGTCCCTAGAATTGATGTCTGATCCAGTGATTGTGGCATCAGGCCAAACGTATGAGCGTGCTTTTATTAAGAAATGGCTTGACCAAGGCCTTACTGTTTGTCCCAAGACACGTCAAACACTTGTGCACACCAATTTAATTCCCAATTACACTGTCAAGGCGTTAATTGCGAACTGGTGCGAGTCCAATGATATTAAGCTGCCTGATCCTATAAAGTCTGTGAATTTAAACCTGCCCACTGCTTTTATCAACTGTGCAGATTTGCATGATAATGATTGCAATAACAACCATTCTGCTCATTCTCCCAGGAGCTCTCCATCTCCAGATCCTGATGTTGCTAAGTTGAGTTCACACAAGGATGCGATGTCTTCAAATGGTTCACTTCAAGAAACATATCAGCCTGAAAAGCCTCTAGCTCATCACAATCTGTCTACTGGTTCAATTTTGCCAACAACAAATGGGTTTGAGAAAGATATATCAAGAATGTCTCTTAATAGCTCTGATGGCTCGCAGCAGTCCAACTCAGAAGTGAGGCATGTTGATTCTGGTGGTCAATATTCTAGTCCATCTAGAGATAGTGGCTCCCCTGATGACGATAGATTTCAGGGACATAACCAAAGTGTTTCTGCTTCAGGTGCTGTTGCAACTAATGATTCCCTTCCACCTGGTGGAGATGCTAACTTGGTCTCACGGGTTTCAAGTGATCTGACGCAGTACAGTAGTGATAATTCTGGGGAAGTTGTACGAGAAGCACCAGCTTCCACTGCACCTCTGAGAGAATCTGCATTCCCATTGAGGCTGTCTGAATCCCGTTCAAGAAGCCAAACAATCTGGCGGCGCCCTTCTGAAAAGTTTTCCCCAAGGATCATATCTTCTCCATCTATGGATTCTAGGCCTGACTTATCTGGCATTGAGACACAAGTTCGGAAATTTATTGAGGATTTAAAAAGTGATTCAGTTGATTTGCAAAGAACTGCCACAGCTGAGATTCGACAGCTTGCTAAACACaacatggaaaatagaattGTCATTGCTAACTGTGGAGCTATTCCCTTGTTGGTTGGTTTGCTTCAATCAACAGACCAGAAGATTCAGGAGAATGCAGTCACAGCCCTTTTGAATTTATCAATTAACGACAACAATAAAACTGCAATTGCAAATGCCGATGCCATTGATCCTCTCATTCACGTGCTTGAGACTGGGAATGCGGAGGCAAAAGAAAATTCTGCTGCCACGCTTTTCAGCCTTTCTGTCATTGAGGAAAACAAGGTCAAGATTGGACGCTCTGGTGCTATAAGGCCTCTGGTGGAATTATTGGGAAGTGGAACCCCCCGAGGAAAGAAGGATGCTGCTACAGCTTTGTTTAATCTATCAATATTTCATGAAAACAAGGCCCGCATTGTGCAGGCTGGGGCTGTTAGGCACTTGGTTGAGCTAATGGACCCAGCTGCTGGCATGGTTGATAAGGCTGTGGCTGTTTTGGCAAACCTGGCCACAATACCTGAAGGCCGAACCGCAATTGGTCATGAAGGCGGGATTCCAGTACTTGTGGAAGTAGTTGAATTGGGATCTGCACGAGGGAAAGAAAATGCTGCTGCAGCACTGCTTCAACTCTGCACAACTAGCAACAGATTCTGCAGTCAGGTGCTTCAAGAAGGTGCTGTGCCACCTTTGGTGGCATTGTCACAATCAGGCACTCCACGAGCCAAGGAAAAG GCTCAGTCTCTTCTCACCTACTTCCGAAGTCAGAGACATGGCAATGCTGGGAGGGGATGA
- the LOC120280646 gene encoding KH domain-containing protein At4g18375-like, whose translation MDDERSYAYGHGKSVGHKRRSSFQFDNGKHKRQNFSHDSVTSKPIDTIYRILCPAKRIGSVLGKGGDIINALREETHAKIRVADAIPGFEERVIIIFSYLSKESEYNDSDPEPDNGYPAEEEREEMRPDCPAQDALLKVHDRITADDYIRGGVLHEKAERDHEDVIARILVPNNQVGCLLGKGGTVIQKLRSETRASIRILPAEHLPPCAMRTDELVQISGIPHVVKRALYEISSLLHRHPRKENPSLEDLIFASTNGLYTPGPSLPPSMSQGNQGWSHKHPGLHEMPMPRFGGFMNKSPGYAPGGYDNGHARDSHDLSDEFSMRILCATEKIGGLIGKGGVNVRQLEQHTGAHIQVEDTGPEADERVVLISSKEASWDRNSPTIVAILQLQDKIGATSEKGTITTRLLVPSSKVGCLLGQGGNIITEMRMRTHADIRVYSKNDKPKYIPSNEELVQISGTNSVAKEALIEIASRLRERTLRSSTNPVPHGSFHRGADFDDFDSRVIPSSTMVRPRNTSSYRLPKRDSGLPYEFHERPGSLTRAGYPGPMGVAGYQSSVSADGYRSPASVSRYAGPASSVGYGPSGAAGYLSSVSADERPGPANVSAYPGPANATRYSDPASATWYPDPVSGAKYPDPASATWYPDPVSGAKYPDPANAARYPGLPSGAGYHNAPIPTAYDGPLRSTTRYSTMNNSVEIKIPMGVAPTVLGVGGSNISEISQISGARVQLREPLSGASECVIEICGSSDQIKAAQSLLQAFIASGGRDVPPPTYVPRSF comes from the exons ATGGATGATGAGAGGTCATATGCTTATGGCCATGGGAAATCTGTTGGTCATAAGAGAAGATCTTCCTTCCAGTTTGATAATGGAAAACACAAGCGTCAGAACTTCAGCCATGATTCAGTGACTTCTAAACCTATTGATACCATATATCGCATTCTCTGCCCTGCAAAGAGGATTGGTAGTGTTCTTGGGAAAGGGGGAGACATCATCAATGCTCTTAGAGAGGAGACCCATGCAAAGATTAGGGTTGCTGATGCCATTCCTGGTTTTGAGGAGAGAGTAATTATTATCTTTAGCTACCTGTCAAAGGAATCTGAATATAATGACTCTGATCCGGAGCCTGACAATGGTTATCCAGCTGAGGAGGAACGTGAGGAAATGCGGCCAGATTGTCCAGCCCAGGATGCTCTTTTGAAAGTCCATGATAGAATCACTGCTGATGATTACATCCGTGGTGGAGTGTTGCATGAGAAAGCTGAACGTGATCATGAGGATGTCATTGCACGCATTCTAGTTCCTAATAATCAAGTTGGGTGCCTTCTTGGTAAGGGCGGAACTGTGATTCAGAAACTGCGAAGTGAAACGAGAGCTAGCATTCGCATTTTGCCTGCGGAACACCTCCCACCATGTGCTATGCGCACTGATGAACTTGTGCAG ATTTCTGGAATTCCACATGTTGTGAAGAGGGCTTTGTATGAAATATCTTCTCTTTTGCATAGGCATCCTCGCAAGGAGAACCCTTCTCTAGAAGATCTTATATTCGCCAGTACCAATGGGTTGTATACACCTGGTCCCTCGTTGCCGCCTTCAATGTCTCAGGGAAATCAAGGATGGTCTCACAAACATCCTGGTCTGCATGAGATGCCAATGCCTCGGTTTGGTGGATTTATGAATAAATCACCAGGATATGCTCCAGGTGGTTATGATAACGGTCACgctagagatagtcatgatttATCAGATGAATTCTCCATGAGGATTTTGTGTGCCACTGAGAAGATTGGTGGGCTAATTGGTAAGGGTGGTGTGAATGTCAGGCAATTAGAGCAACATACAGGAGCTCACATTCAAGTTGAAGATACTGGTCCAGAGGCAGATGAGCGTGTGGTTCTTATTTCTTCAAAAGAG GCTTCTTGGGATAGAAATTCCCCGACAATCGTTGCTATTCTTCAACTTCAGGATAAGATAGGTGCAACATCTGAAAAGGGCACCATCACAACAAGGCTTTTGGTTCCCTCAAGCAAAGTTGGTTGCCTTCTTGGACAAGGTGGCAACATCATTACTGAGATGAGAATGAGGACCCATGCAGATATTCGAGTTTACTCCAAGAATGATAAACCAAAGTATATACCTTCAAATGAAGAGCTTGTGCAG ATATCTGGAACAAATAGTGTAGCAAAGGAGGCCCTAATAGAGATAGCGTCCAGGCTTAGAGAGAGAACCCTGAGGAGTTCCACAAATCCTGTACCTCATGGCTCTTTTCATAGAGGTGctgattttgatgattttgattcCAGAGTAATTCCATCATCCACTATGGTTAGGCCAAGGAACACTTCCAGCTATCGACTTCCCAAG aggGATTCTGGGCTGCCATATGAATTTCATGAGCGTCCTGGTTCGCTGACACGTGCTGGGTATCCTGGACCTATGGGCGTGGCTGGGTATCAGAGTTCTGTGAGTGCTGATGGGTATAGAAGTCCTGCCAGTGTATCCAGGTATGCTGGTCCAGCGAGTTCGGTGGGGTATGGTCCTTCAGGTGCTGCTGGTTACCTGAGTTCTGTGAGTGCTGATGAGCGTCCAGGCCCTGCTAATGTATCTGCATACCCTGGGCCTGCAAATGCCACCAGGTACTCTGATCCTGCAAGTGCCACCTGGTACCCTGATCCTGTAAGTGGTGCCAAGTACCCTGATCCTGCAAGTGCCACCTGGTACCCTGATCCTGTAAGTGGTGCCAAGTACCCTGATCCTGCAAATGCGGCTCGGTACCCTGGTCTGCCAAGTGGAGCTGGatatcataatgcaccaattccTACTGCATATGATGGACCTTTGAGGAGCACCACCAG GTACTCTACTATGAACAATTCTGTGGAGATTAAAATTCCTATGGGTGTTGCACCTACGGTTCTTGGAGTGGGTGGGAGCAATATTTCAGAAATCTCTCAG ATATCTGGAGCGAGAGTGCAATTACGGGAACCACTTTCTGGTGCATCTGAGTGTGTTATTGAGATATGTGGTTCCTCTGATCAAATAAAGGCAGCACAAAGTCTCCTTCAGGCCTTCATAGCATCTGGTGGGCGTGATGTGCCTCCACCAACATATGTGCCTCGTTCGTTCTGA
- the LOC120280389 gene encoding U-box domain-containing protein 4 isoform X2 → MEILFLKTLLNSISRFDLLSSSNNMKVEMVRRYYQNIDKMLKLLKPVLEGVAEGDLNEQRSKVLQELDAFVNEARELIESWHHMTSKIYFVMHIEGALTKIQTLALDVCELLKTLPSSAVDESTSECIEQCVQKIQHVHCEWVSNIIKESIIDQREKRIPRPEQLEKVSDSLSLSTNQELLMEVVALDKLKSKISHVEKHGEVEQIDHIIALVTHMHECFVRVKQVHSINGVPIPPDFCCPLSLELMSDPVIVASGQTYERAFIKKWLDQGLTVCPKTRQTLVHTNLIPNYTVKALIANWCESNDIKLPDPIKSSPSPDPDVAKLSSHKDAMSSNGSLQETYQPEKPLAHHNLSTGSILPTTNGFEKDISRMSLNSSDGSQQSNSEVRHVDSGGQYSSPSRDSGSPDDDRFQGHNQSVSASGAVATNDSLPPGGDANLVSRVSSDLTQYSSDNSGEVVREAPASTAPLRESAFPLRLSESRSRSQTIWRRPSEKFSPRIISSPSMDSRPDLSGIETQVRKFIEDLKSDSVDLQRTATAEIRQLAKHNMENRIVIANCGAIPLLVGLLQSTDQKIQENAVTALLNLSINDNNKTAIANADAIDPLIHVLETGNAEAKENSAATLFSLSVIEENKVKIGRSGAIRPLVELLGSGTPRGKKDAATALFNLSIFHENKARIVQAGAVRHLVELMDPAAGMVDKAVAVLANLATIPEGRTAIGHEGGIPVLVEVVELGSARGKENAAAALLQLCTTSNRFCSQVLQEGAVPPLVALSQSGTPRAKEKAQSLLTYFRSQRHGNAGRG, encoded by the exons ATGGAGATATTGTTTCTGAAGACACTCTTGAACAGTATATCCCGATTTGACCTTTTATCTTCAAGCAACAACATGAAAGTTGAGATGGTACGAAGATATTACCAAAATATTGATAAGATGTTGAAGCTTCTGAAGCCTGTACTTGAAGGTGTTGCTGAAGGAGATTTGAATGAGCAAAGAAGTAAGGTTTTGCAAGAGCTAGATGCATTTGTCAATGAAGCAAGAGAGCTTATTGAAAGTTGGCACCACATGACgagtaaaatttatttt GTTATGCACATTGAGGGAGCTTTAACAAAGATACAAACCTTGGCGCTGGATGTATGTGAGCTACTAAAAACTTTGCCTTCATCCGCTGTTGATGAATCTACTTCGGAATGTATTGAG CAATGTGTGCAGAAAATTCAGCACGTGCATTGTGAGTGGGTATCCAACATTATAAAAGAGTCTATAATAGATCAGAGAGAGAAAAGGATACCAAGGCCTGAACAACTGGAGAAGGTTTCAGACTCTCTAAGCTTATCAACAAATCAGGAATTGCTAATGGAGGTTGTTGCACTTGATAAACTGAAGTCAAAGATTAGTCATGTTGAAAAGCATGGGGAAGTGGAGCAGATTGATCATATAATTGCGCTCGTTACCCATATGCATGAATGCTTTGTTAGAGTAAAACAGGTGCATAGCATTAATGGAGTGCCAATTCCACCTGATTTCTGCTGTCCACTGTCCCTAGAATTGATGTCTGATCCAGTGATTGTGGCATCAGGCCAAACGTATGAGCGTGCTTTTATTAAGAAATGGCTTGACCAAGGCCTTACTGTTTGTCCCAAGACACGTCAAACACTTGTGCACACCAATTTAATTCCCAATTACACTGTCAAGGCGTTAATTGCGAACTGGTGCGAGTCCAATGATATTAAGCTGCCTGATCCTATAAA GAGCTCTCCATCTCCAGATCCTGATGTTGCTAAGTTGAGTTCACACAAGGATGCGATGTCTTCAAATGGTTCACTTCAAGAAACATATCAGCCTGAAAAGCCTCTAGCTCATCACAATCTGTCTACTGGTTCAATTTTGCCAACAACAAATGGGTTTGAGAAAGATATATCAAGAATGTCTCTTAATAGCTCTGATGGCTCGCAGCAGTCCAACTCAGAAGTGAGGCATGTTGATTCTGGTGGTCAATATTCTAGTCCATCTAGAGATAGTGGCTCCCCTGATGACGATAGATTTCAGGGACATAACCAAAGTGTTTCTGCTTCAGGTGCTGTTGCAACTAATGATTCCCTTCCACCTGGTGGAGATGCTAACTTGGTCTCACGGGTTTCAAGTGATCTGACGCAGTACAGTAGTGATAATTCTGGGGAAGTTGTACGAGAAGCACCAGCTTCCACTGCACCTCTGAGAGAATCTGCATTCCCATTGAGGCTGTCTGAATCCCGTTCAAGAAGCCAAACAATCTGGCGGCGCCCTTCTGAAAAGTTTTCCCCAAGGATCATATCTTCTCCATCTATGGATTCTAGGCCTGACTTATCTGGCATTGAGACACAAGTTCGGAAATTTATTGAGGATTTAAAAAGTGATTCAGTTGATTTGCAAAGAACTGCCACAGCTGAGATTCGACAGCTTGCTAAACACaacatggaaaatagaattGTCATTGCTAACTGTGGAGCTATTCCCTTGTTGGTTGGTTTGCTTCAATCAACAGACCAGAAGATTCAGGAGAATGCAGTCACAGCCCTTTTGAATTTATCAATTAACGACAACAATAAAACTGCAATTGCAAATGCCGATGCCATTGATCCTCTCATTCACGTGCTTGAGACTGGGAATGCGGAGGCAAAAGAAAATTCTGCTGCCACGCTTTTCAGCCTTTCTGTCATTGAGGAAAACAAGGTCAAGATTGGACGCTCTGGTGCTATAAGGCCTCTGGTGGAATTATTGGGAAGTGGAACCCCCCGAGGAAAGAAGGATGCTGCTACAGCTTTGTTTAATCTATCAATATTTCATGAAAACAAGGCCCGCATTGTGCAGGCTGGGGCTGTTAGGCACTTGGTTGAGCTAATGGACCCAGCTGCTGGCATGGTTGATAAGGCTGTGGCTGTTTTGGCAAACCTGGCCACAATACCTGAAGGCCGAACCGCAATTGGTCATGAAGGCGGGATTCCAGTACTTGTGGAAGTAGTTGAATTGGGATCTGCACGAGGGAAAGAAAATGCTGCTGCAGCACTGCTTCAACTCTGCACAACTAGCAACAGATTCTGCAGTCAGGTGCTTCAAGAAGGTGCTGTGCCACCTTTGGTGGCATTGTCACAATCAGGCACTCCACGAGCCAAGGAAAAG GCTCAGTCTCTTCTCACCTACTTCCGAAGTCAGAGACATGGCAATGCTGGGAGGGGATGA
- the LOC120280650 gene encoding NAC domain-containing protein 92 translates to MEATLPPGFRFHPTDEELITYYLTHKVSDFGFIARAIAEVDLNKCEPWDLPEKANMGEREWYFFSMRDRKYPTGLRTNRATNAGYWKTTGKDKEIFHCGAMVGMKKTLVFYKGRAPKGEKTNWVMHEYRHQTKFPYRPTKEEWVVCRVFKKNSNGKRPTSLTESPTNTNSLSDVGELDVSIFNNLVNNSSSFEAVQTNENNKHKYGNKEMDLSMCMNWFGRDALSSSPFPWSSNLLGSNFSSSPTVMKPWPSIATLSSFMAQDHATSSKASDCAAQQAFDHQDSIWRGGY, encoded by the exons ATGGAGGCCACTCTTCCTCCAGGATTCAGGTTCCATCCTACTGATGAAGAGCTCATCACTTACTATCTCACACACAAGGTGTCCGACTTCGGCTTCATCGCCCGAGCCATTGCCGAAGTCGATCTAAACAAGTGTGAGCCATGGGATCTGCCAG AGAAGGCAAATATGGGAGAGAGGGAATGGTACTTCTTTAGCATGAGAGATAGGAAGTATCCTACAGGGTTAAGGACCAATAGAGCAACCAATGCTGGTTACTGGAAAACCACAGGCAAAGATAAGGAGATCTTTCATTGTGGGGCAATGGTTGGAATGAAGAAAACTCTAGTGTTCTACAAGGGTAGAGCCCCTAAGGGTGAGAAAACCAATTGGGTCATGCATGAGTATAGACACCAGACCAAGTTCCCCTACAGACCTACAAAG GAAGAATGGGTTGTTTGTAGGGTATTCAAAAAGAACTCTAATGGCAAGAGACCTACAAGCTTGACTGAGTCTCCTACAAACACTAACTCACTGAGTGATGTGGGAGAGCTAGATGTGTCAATCTTCAACAATCTAGTTAACAATTCTAGTTCATTTGAGGCTGTGCAAACTAATGAGAACAACAAGCACAAGTATGGCAACAAGGAGATGGACCTGAGTATGTGTATGAATTGGTTTGGTAGAGACGCTTTGAGCTCGAGCCCATTTCCATGGTCATCGAACCTTCTTGGGTCGAACTTTTCATCGAGCCCGACGGTCATGAAGCCATGGCCTAGCATTGCAACCTTGAGCTCTTTCATGGCACAGGATCATGCAACTTCCTCCAAAGCATCAGATTGCGCTGCACAACAGGCTTTTGATCATCAGGATTCCATCTGGAGAGGAGGCTACTAA
- the LOC120280647 gene encoding uncharacterized protein LOC120280647, with the protein MNLRDIILPSFFYNATTSTTSSTTISSPTTFLSFFVAFSFHGNNITTTLQWRSHANLMFLFLLFLFQISSFLLCKLFNSLYSKRLLLLSQRDFVEKNECEDGYISCGSISVEVIGEEDHVFFSDFSEYDSPLDDLADCDALSTPSACPSPIISSSENAAFDVEEVFNGEEANSDEKKYIIIEAHKEKKQQNYGESLNGDYSTSKSSIEWRSSAILRDSETDYPFSSSSRRSSSRWESYTMFRKYDEEMLFFDRISEQKLNETEYLRTFKVKRSISQRIVHKLTPLRKHSPEGSIRNPYEELESAYVSQICLTWEALNWNYSHFQRSINVNQCMKNSGCPARVAQQFQQFEVLLHRFIENEPFEHGRRPEVYARMRICSPKLLQVPEFKDLEGDERKEEVSSRVSYTEFLVILEDCIKTFMSFLEADKETPCEMFRAFIIKKTISVDQNHLFLIKRAHRKKKMRIKELERSRKCFKKRKAKYPQGMEALMVLIDLKVVSRVLRMAGISEEQLHWCEEKLNKVEVLDGKVQRDSSPLFFPVH; encoded by the exons ATGAACCTTAGAGACATCATCCTGCCATCTTTTTTCTATAatgcaacaacatcaacaacatcatcaacaacaataagcTCTCCCACCACCTTTCTCTCATTCTTTGTTGCCTTCTCATTCCATGGAAACAACATCACAACTACTCTACAATGGAGATCTCATGCCAATCTAatgtttcttttccttctcttcctcttccaaatctcttcctttcttctctgCAAGCTCTTCAACTCTCTCTACTCCAAAAGACTTCTTCTACTCTCTCAAAg GGATTTTGTGGAGAAGAATGAGTGTGAAGATGGATACATTTCTTGTGGTTCAATCTCTGTTGAGGTTATTGGAGAGGAAGAccatgttttcttctcagaTTTTTCAGAATATGATTCCCCTTTGGATGATCTTGCAGACTGTGATGCTTTATCCACACCTTCTGCTTGTCCTTCACCAATCATATCCTCATCTGAAAATGCTGCTTTTGATG TTGAAGAAGTGTTTAATGGAGAAGAAGCTAATTCTGATGAGAAGAAGTACATCATAATTGAAGCTCATAAAGAGAAGAAGCAGCAAAACTATGGTGAGTCTCTGAATGGAGATTACTCCACCTCAAAGAGTTCCATTGAATGGAGAAGTTCAGCTATACTTCGAGACTCCGAAACCGATTACCCCTTCTCCTCTTCGTCGAGACGAAGCTCCTCTCGATGGGAATCGTACACAATGTTCCGTAAATACGACGAAGAAATGCTCTTCTTTGATAGGATCAGTGAACAGAAACTCAATGAAACAG AATATCTTAGGACATTCAAGGTCAAAAGATCAATATCTCAAAGAATAGTTCACAAGTTGACACCACTGAGGAAGCACTCACCAGAAGGGAGTATAAGAAACCCATATGAAGAGTTGGAGAGTGCTTATGTGTCTCAAATTTGCTTAACTTGGGAGGCATTGAATTGGAATTACAGCCATTTTCAGAGATCAATCAATGTTAATCAATGCATGAAGAATTCAGGTTGTCCTGCAAGAGTTGCTCAACAATTTCAGCAATTCGAAGTCCTTCTTCATCGGTTCATCGAGAACGAGCCTTTCGAGCATGGCCGTCGCCCTGAAGTCTATGCTAGAATGAGGATTTGCTCTCCAAAACTACTCCAAGTTCCTGAATTTAAAG ATTTAGAAGGTGATGAGAGAAAGGAGGAAGTGAGTTCAAGGGTTTCATATACTGAATTCCTGGTTATTTTAGAAGACTGCATTAAAACATTCATGAGCTTTCTTGAGGCTGATAAAGAGACCCCTTGTGAGATGTTCAGAGCCTTTATAATCAAGAAAACAATCTCAGTTGATCAAAACCATCTCTTCTTGATCAAGAGAGCACATAGAAAA AAGAAGATGAGGATCAAAGAGCTGGAAAGAAGCAGGAAATGTTTCAAAAAACGGAAGGCAAAGTATCCACAAGGAATGGAAGCACTGATGGTGCTTATAGACTTGAAAGTGGTGTCCAGAGTGCTAAGAATGGCAGGAATCAGTGAAGAACAATTGCACTGGTGTGAAGAGAAGTTGAACAAAGTAGAGGTTTTGGATGGCAAAGTTCAAAGAGACTCCTCCCCACTGTTTTTCCCTGTACACTGA